CGAAGAGCAGGGAGCCTTGTTTCTCTGTACCCCCTTTGGGTTACAAAGTGCCCGGGAAATTCACGCGTTACACCCCAAGCTCATGAAAATAGCAAGCCCTGAACTGAATTATGTGCAGCTTCTTGAAGAAATTGCTTCATATAAGCTTCCAACGATTCTTTCCACGGGGGTTTCGAAACTAGCAGATATAGAACAGGCCCTTTCTTTTTTCCCCGAAGACCAGGTGTGTGTGCTCCACTGTGTAACTGCCTATCCTACTCCCGAGACAGAGTACAACCTGCTCCTCCTGGAAAACTTGCGGGCCCTCTTTGGGGTAACGGTGGGAGTAAGTGATCATAGCATGGACGCAGAACTCGTGCCGGTACTTGCCACAGCCTGTGGGGCCCGGGTCATAGAAAAACATTTCTGCCTTTCCCGCCGGGATGTCGGCCTTGATGACCCCATTGCTCTTCCCCCAGAGGATTTTGCCCGACTGGTGCGATCCGTACGAAATGCCGCCGCGGTGCTTAATGAACGGGGTAGCCAGGAAGGAAAAGCGGAAATTCTCAGGATGTGGAGCGAGCAACGAGGAGAGACCCTGATCAAGGCAATTCTTGGGGATGGTCGAAAACGCCTTGCCCCTGCGGAAAAAGCAAATTATGAACGGACCAATCGCTCTATTCATGCTCTCCGAGATATTCCCGCGGGCAGCATCTTAACCGCCCAGGATATGGCCATCCTCCGAACCGAAAAAGAACTTCGCCCAGGGCTTGCTCCTCAGTGGTTTTCTCATCTTATCGGGAAGGTGGTAAAAGAGGATATCCCCGCTGGAGAAGGGATCCGTTTCGATGATATAGTATAAAGGCCCGACCTCTTTAGATATTTTCGATACATAGGCCATTGCGTAAAAAAGAGGGCCATATCTATACTTTATGAAAAAGGATTGGTTCATGGATACAGGATCAGGAAGTATGCATTACCTCCAGCGATACGGGGATCTCCAGATTCCCTGTACTCCCTACACGTTAAAAAAGCTGGGATTTGAACAAAGCTTGTGTCTATTAAAGGTAGATGATTATAATCTCATGATAGCTCCGTTCCAATTGGGCTTTAAGCGATCCGTGTTCATGGGCTCCCTTTCCATACAGGAAATAACCTTCTTCCAAAAATACACCAACAGTATTGCCGGCCTTTCCCTTGGATTCTCCGTGCCCACTCGAAAGGAGCCCCTCCTATTCTTTATTCGGTGCACCATCCTTTCTTTAAGCCCTATGAAAGGACGGGATACGGTGGCCCTCTTTACGTTGGACTATAAAAATTCCCCTGACGAATATATTGGAATTTTAGGATCCTATTTGGAAGGCCAGGAACAGCTTAAACAGCTCTATGAATCATACGGGAAAGAAGAGCTTCGTCTTACCCCTGAGGTAGCTCGCACCATGGGATACAACCTTTACGCCACTATTAAAGATTCAAGCGGGAAAGAAGGGAGAATCCAAATTTTTTCGCTTAACTCTAAGACCATCGTACACTTAGAAGGTCCCCATGTGCAGGAGCGAACGGCAGGAAGCAAGGTAATATTTCAGCTCTATTTTAAGAAATACAAATGTACCATTTCGGGAACCATTCAAGAGTCAAATCGTCTTCCCAGCGGCATCCTTCGAACCAGATCCTTCATTGATTTTAATCCCCCCCTCATCGAAATTCTCGACGATTACTATTTTACCGCCCGGGCCCGATCCCTCAATCAAACCCTATCACAGGAACAGCCCACCGCATCTTAACAAAAACTTCATCGTGGGGGACCATCCCCGTTACGGCGAGGTAGAGGTTACTATTTCTGCAACCCGTTTCAACCCATAGAGGGTGAGGTCGGGATTGATAGAAGTAAATACCGTGGTCAGGGGACTTATTACCCGACAGAGTCCGCCGGTCCCAATCACCTGCAGAGGCTCCCCTAAGGATTGGCTAATTTTCTCTACCAGATACTCAACGAGGCCCGTATAACCGTATACAATCCCTGCTTGAATAGCATGGACCGTATTTTTCCCATAAGGAGCCGGAGGAATTGCTAAATCCACCGGGGGCAGTTGGGCCGTATCCCGGGAAAGGGCAAGAACCGCCGTGTTGAGTCCCGGTGCAATAGAAACTCCCTGGATAACCCCCTTCCCATCGATAGCGGTAAAGGTAAGGGCGGTCCCAAAATCAACCACCAGGGCAGCCCCACCCGCAAGCTCGTAGGCCGCCAGGGCGTCGGCCACCAGGTCCGATCCAATTTCATAGGGATTAAGGACCGTGATGGGGAGTTTTTCGTATACCTCCGGGCCAAGCACAATAGGCCGCTTACCCACCAGCCGTTCCAGCATTACCGTAAAAGGACCAGTAAGGGGTGGTACCACCGAAGAAAGACATGCCGCAGTAATATGAGTAATTTCCACCTTTTCGTCTATCAGTAAACTTTTAAAGATGGTCCCATACTCATCTTCAGTTTTTTTTATCACTGTATGGATCCGCCAGCGGTGCTGAAGCCCTTTTTCATTCCACAGTCCTACCACAATATTTGAATTACCCACATCTACGGTTAGTATCATGATTTTCCCTTCTCAGTTTTTCCCCTGTACGTACAGGGGCTTTTTGTGGCATCATATCAGGAAGAATTTTTTTTTTCTATACGGAGAAACAGGTATGGCCCAGTATATTGAACCCCGGGTACTTAAAGGATTCCGAGATTTTCTTCCTCCTGCAGAAATTGAACGACGACTGCTCATCGAAAAGATAGAACAGTCCTTTCGTCTTTTCGGGTTCGTTCCCATCGATACCCCTGCCCTTGAATATGCGGAGATTCTTCTGGGGAAAGGGGGCGGAGAAACGGAAAAACAAATTTATCGATTTAAAGATCATGGAGAACGGGATGTGGCCCTGCGCTTTGACTTAACTGTTCCCTTTGCCCGTTTTATGGCCGAACACCGTCACGAATTACCCCTTCCTTTTAAACGATACCATATCGCTAAGGTGTGGAGGGGCGAAAATACCCAGCGAGGGCGGTATCGCGAATTTACCCAATGCGATTTTGATATCGTGGGAACCGATAAGAGCGCCGCGGACTTTGAAATTCTCTTGATGATGAAACAAACCCTCTCGGCAATTGGGGTCCAGAATATCACCATTCGACTGAACCATCGGGGCTTGTTTAATCGCTTTTTACATCGTTTTGGCTGGCTCCCCCACAGCGTGGAAATTTTAAGGACCGTCGATAAACTTGCAAAGATCGGGGAAGCAGAAACCCGGGACCTCCTCGCAAACCTTGTGGGCCAGGAAGGAGCCGCTACCATTCTGTCATATATCCACACCGAAGGTTCCTATGAAGAAACCCTGCGCAAACTTACCGATATGGCAGGAGGAAAGGACAGCGATACAGAACGTCTTGAAACGCTTTTACAATTCATGAAAGACCTGGGCATTGAATCTTCCTTCGTATTAGATCCGTCGATTACCCGGGGGCTTGATTATTATACCGGCGTGGTGTTTGAAACCTTTTTAAACGACCTTCCTGATATTGGGTCGGTGTGTTCTGGGGGAAGATATGACAACCTTGTGGCCCTCTATTCGCGGGAGCAGCTTCCCGGTGTAGGCGCATCCATTGGCCTCGACCGGCTTCTCGCCGCCCTGGAAGCCCTGGGAAAAGAGACCGCCCCCCGCTCTTTTGTCGTCGTAGCCATTGCCTGCGTTGATGAGCGACAGG
The sequence above is drawn from the Treponema sp. J25 genome and encodes:
- a CDS encoding type III pantothenate kinase; protein product: MILTVDVGNSNIVVGLWNEKGLQHRWRIHTVIKKTEDEYGTIFKSLLIDEKVEITHITAACLSSVVPPLTGPFTVMLERLVGKRPIVLGPEVYEKLPITVLNPYEIGSDLVADALAAYELAGGAALVVDFGTALTFTAIDGKGVIQGVSIAPGLNTAVLALSRDTAQLPPVDLAIPPAPYGKNTVHAIQAGIVYGYTGLVEYLVEKISQSLGEPLQVIGTGGLCRVISPLTTVFTSINPDLTLYGLKRVAEIVTSTSP
- the hisS gene encoding histidine--tRNA ligase → MAQYIEPRVLKGFRDFLPPAEIERRLLIEKIEQSFRLFGFVPIDTPALEYAEILLGKGGGETEKQIYRFKDHGERDVALRFDLTVPFARFMAEHRHELPLPFKRYHIAKVWRGENTQRGRYREFTQCDFDIVGTDKSAADFEILLMMKQTLSAIGVQNITIRLNHRGLFNRFLHRFGWLPHSVEILRTVDKLAKIGEAETRDLLANLVGQEGAATILSYIHTEGSYEETLRKLTDMAGGKDSDTERLETLLQFMKDLGIESSFVLDPSITRGLDYYTGVVFETFLNDLPDIGSVCSGGRYDNLVALYSREQLPGVGASIGLDRLLAALEALGKETAPRSFVVVAIACVDERQGGRYQALAQQFRAAGLACEVFPEPKKLSQQFALAEKKGARFMVIPQEGESSYTLRDLSSRENKEHLSVDEMLKLIRQTGSPVMPQNKI
- a CDS encoding N-acetylneuraminate synthase family protein; its protein translation is MEHFFQTLSPSPLIIAELGTSHNGSLTKAKELVHAAREAGADCIKLQHFYADEILHPKTGIVPLPGGPIPLYERFKQLEVSIDFLAELKEYVEEQGALFLCTPFGLQSAREIHALHPKLMKIASPELNYVQLLEEIASYKLPTILSTGVSKLADIEQALSFFPEDQVCVLHCVTAYPTPETEYNLLLLENLRALFGVTVGVSDHSMDAELVPVLATACGARVIEKHFCLSRRDVGLDDPIALPPEDFARLVRSVRNAAAVLNERGSQEGKAEILRMWSEQRGETLIKAILGDGRKRLAPAEKANYERTNRSIHALRDIPAGSILTAQDMAILRTEKELRPGLAPQWFSHLIGKVVKEDIPAGEGIRFDDIV
- a CDS encoding PilZN3 domain-containing protein, whose protein sequence is MDTGSGSMHYLQRYGDLQIPCTPYTLKKLGFEQSLCLLKVDDYNLMIAPFQLGFKRSVFMGSLSIQEITFFQKYTNSIAGLSLGFSVPTRKEPLLFFIRCTILSLSPMKGRDTVALFTLDYKNSPDEYIGILGSYLEGQEQLKQLYESYGKEELRLTPEVARTMGYNLYATIKDSSGKEGRIQIFSLNSKTIVHLEGPHVQERTAGSKVIFQLYFKKYKCTISGTIQESNRLPSGILRTRSFIDFNPPLIEILDDYYFTARARSLNQTLSQEQPTAS